Proteins co-encoded in one Burkholderia ambifaria AMMD genomic window:
- the cyoE gene encoding heme o synthase — translation MQSTLSQSPGSRFSQYMALTKPRVTQLAVFCAVIGMFLATPGMVPWHVLIGGTIGIWLLAGAAFAINCLVEQKIDAMMRRTAWRPSARGEITTPQILLFSAVLGSVGAWTLYTFTNPLTMWLTIATFVGYAVVYTLLLKPMTPQNIVIGGASGAMPPALGWAAVTGAVPGDAWILVLIIFVWTPPHFWVLALYRRKDYENAGLPMLPVTHGEKFTRLHILLYTVILFAVTLMPFISGMSGVVYLASAVLLGAVFLAYAWKIYRDYSDELARKAFRYSIVYLSLLFAALLVDHYARPLLGV, via the coding sequence ATGCAAAGCACCCTCTCCCAATCGCCCGGTAGCCGGTTTTCGCAGTACATGGCGCTGACGAAGCCGCGTGTCACGCAGCTCGCGGTGTTCTGCGCGGTGATCGGCATGTTCCTCGCGACGCCGGGCATGGTGCCGTGGCATGTGCTGATCGGCGGCACCATCGGCATCTGGCTGCTGGCCGGCGCCGCGTTCGCGATCAACTGTCTCGTCGAGCAGAAGATCGACGCGATGATGCGCCGCACCGCGTGGCGTCCGTCCGCGCGCGGCGAGATCACGACCCCGCAGATCCTGCTGTTCTCGGCCGTGCTCGGCAGCGTCGGCGCGTGGACGCTGTATACGTTCACGAACCCGCTGACGATGTGGCTGACGATCGCGACGTTCGTCGGCTACGCGGTGGTCTATACGCTGCTGCTCAAGCCGATGACGCCGCAGAACATCGTGATCGGCGGTGCGTCGGGCGCGATGCCGCCGGCGCTCGGCTGGGCCGCGGTCACCGGCGCGGTGCCCGGCGATGCATGGATCCTCGTGCTGATCATCTTCGTGTGGACGCCGCCGCATTTCTGGGTGCTCGCGCTCTATCGCCGCAAGGATTACGAAAACGCGGGCCTGCCGATGCTGCCGGTCACGCACGGCGAGAAATTCACGCGGCTGCACATCCTGCTGTATACGGTGATCCTGTTCGCGGTCACGCTGATGCCGTTCATCTCCGGGATGAGCGGCGTCGTCTACCTGGCGAGCGCGGTGCTGCTCGGCGCGGTGTTCCTCGCGTATGCGTGGAAGATCTACCGCGATTATTCGGACGAACTCGCCCGCAAGGCTTTCCGCTACTC
- a CDS encoding COX15/CtaA family protein — MSYLLQLGLIGLCIALLPLSYVWVKADDDKFRKLVWITTFLTLDLVMFGGFTRLTDSGLGCPDWPGCYGTSSPFIAHAAITAAHQAMPTGPVSMTKAWIEMIHRYFAMAIGVLIIAQVVIAWSARLRRRPLHVSPWWPTSLLLLIVVQGVFGAWTVTMKLQPVIVTTHLLLGLALLGTLGWLAARQTPLPSHDPEAGRYRAAALAALVLLVVQIALGGWVSTNYAVLACTDFPTCNGQWLPSMNFGQGFHLWRALGMTKDGEAITQDALVAIHWTHRTFAFVVVAYLVAFALKMRRFESLRRPANGVLLVVVLQFLTGLTNIVLQWPLPVAVAHNGGAAILLLLVVMLNFRILSSRPGRVVQPARDAAPA, encoded by the coding sequence ATGTCGTATCTACTGCAACTCGGCCTGATCGGCCTGTGCATCGCGCTGCTGCCGCTGTCGTACGTGTGGGTGAAGGCCGACGACGACAAGTTCCGCAAGCTGGTGTGGATCACCACGTTCCTGACGCTCGACCTGGTGATGTTCGGCGGCTTCACGCGGCTGACCGATTCGGGGCTCGGCTGCCCGGACTGGCCCGGCTGCTACGGCACGTCGTCGCCGTTCATCGCGCACGCCGCGATCACGGCCGCGCACCAGGCGATGCCGACCGGCCCCGTCAGCATGACGAAGGCGTGGATCGAGATGATCCACCGCTATTTCGCGATGGCGATCGGCGTGCTGATCATCGCGCAGGTCGTGATCGCATGGTCGGCGCGGCTGCGCCGCCGCCCGCTGCACGTGTCGCCGTGGTGGCCGACGAGCCTGCTGCTGCTGATCGTCGTGCAGGGCGTGTTCGGCGCGTGGACGGTCACGATGAAGCTGCAGCCGGTGATCGTCACGACCCATCTGCTGCTCGGTCTCGCGCTGCTCGGCACGCTCGGCTGGCTCGCCGCGCGGCAGACGCCGCTGCCGTCGCATGATCCGGAGGCCGGCCGCTACCGCGCGGCCGCGCTCGCCGCGCTGGTGCTGCTGGTCGTGCAGATCGCGCTCGGCGGCTGGGTGAGCACCAACTACGCGGTGCTCGCGTGTACCGATTTCCCGACCTGCAACGGCCAGTGGCTGCCGTCGATGAACTTCGGCCAGGGCTTCCATCTGTGGCGCGCGCTCGGGATGACGAAGGACGGCGAGGCGATCACGCAGGACGCGCTGGTCGCGATCCACTGGACCCATCGCACGTTCGCGTTCGTCGTCGTCGCGTATCTGGTCGCGTTCGCGCTGAAGATGCGCCGCTTCGAGTCGCTGCGGCGGCCCGCGAACGGCGTGCTGCTGGTCGTCGTGCTGCAGTTCCTGACGGGCCTGACCAACATCGTGCTGCAGTGGCCGCTGCCGGTCGCCGTCGCGCACAACGGCGGCGCCGCGATCCTGCTGCTGCTCGTCGTCATGTTAAACTTTCGCATCCTTTCAAGCCGCCCCGGCCGTGTCGTGCAGCCCGCGCGCGACGCCGCCCCGGCGTGA
- a CDS encoding SCO family protein produces the protein MQSSRQGPAATPVSPAARKRGRWMLVLLGLVCAAPILASYFTYYVIKPKGGSTNYGTLIEPQRPIPADLQVTDETGKTVPLSSLRGVWLFVMTDRSACDDACAQKLYFMRQIRVTQAGERHRLTMVWLRSDAGAVPPKVLEAYPDTRRLVADPAAVAAWLPADAGTKDSDHLYMVDPNGNLMMRFPKNPNPSKIKADVTKLLKWSSIG, from the coding sequence ATGCAATCTTCCCGTCAGGGTCCGGCCGCGACGCCGGTTTCGCCGGCGGCCCGCAAGCGCGGCCGCTGGATGCTCGTGCTGCTCGGGCTCGTGTGCGCGGCGCCGATACTCGCGTCGTATTTCACCTATTACGTGATCAAGCCGAAGGGCGGCTCGACCAACTACGGCACGCTGATCGAGCCGCAGCGGCCGATCCCGGCCGACCTGCAGGTCACCGACGAAACCGGCAAGACGGTGCCGCTGTCGTCGCTGCGCGGCGTGTGGCTGTTCGTGATGACCGACCGCAGTGCGTGCGACGACGCATGCGCGCAGAAGCTCTATTTCATGCGCCAGATCCGCGTCACGCAGGCGGGCGAGCGACACCGGCTCACGATGGTGTGGCTGCGCAGCGATGCGGGCGCGGTGCCGCCGAAGGTGCTGGAAGCCTATCCGGACACGCGCCGGCTGGTCGCCGATCCGGCCGCGGTCGCCGCATGGCTGCCGGCCGATGCCGGCACGAAGGACAGCGACCACCTCTACATGGTCGATCCGAACGGCAACCTGATGATGCGTTTCCCGAAGAACCCGAACCCCAGCAAGATCAAGGCGGACGTCACGAAACTGCTGAAGTGGTCGAGCATCGGCTAA
- a CDS encoding SURF1 family protein, which translates to MKIRWLPALLILVVVAVTIRLGFWQRDRAHQKEALQASVVRYEHAAPVDVGAQPIPLASIEFHRVRARGRFMPEQAVFLDNRPYNDQPGFYVVMPFKLSGGGVVLVNRGWLPRNIADRTAIEPFATPDGEIEIEGIARADASRAFELGEGGSAAHQKIRQNLDVAAYAKETGLPLQPFVIQQTSDDGDKLVRDWPAATTGVERNYGYMFQWWAMAAAALGFGLYAARRAAKKSAGA; encoded by the coding sequence ATGAAGATCCGCTGGCTGCCTGCGCTGCTGATTCTCGTCGTCGTCGCGGTCACGATCCGCCTCGGGTTCTGGCAGCGCGACCGCGCGCACCAGAAGGAAGCTCTGCAGGCGAGCGTGGTGCGCTACGAGCACGCGGCGCCCGTCGACGTCGGTGCTCAGCCGATTCCGCTCGCGTCGATCGAGTTCCACCGCGTGCGGGCGCGGGGCCGCTTCATGCCGGAGCAGGCGGTGTTCCTCGACAATCGGCCGTATAACGACCAGCCGGGTTTTTACGTCGTGATGCCGTTTAAACTCTCGGGCGGCGGCGTCGTGCTGGTGAACCGCGGCTGGCTGCCGCGCAACATCGCCGATCGCACGGCGATCGAGCCGTTCGCGACGCCCGACGGCGAGATCGAGATCGAAGGCATTGCGCGCGCCGACGCGTCGCGTGCGTTCGAGCTCGGCGAAGGCGGCTCGGCCGCGCACCAGAAAATCCGGCAGAACCTGGACGTCGCCGCGTATGCGAAGGAAACGGGGCTGCCGCTGCAGCCGTTCGTGATCCAGCAGACGAGCGACGACGGCGACAAGCTCGTGCGCGACTGGCCGGCGGCGACGACCGGCGTCGAGCGCAATTACGGTTACATGTTTCAGTGGTGGGCCATGGCGGCCGCCGCGCTCGGCTTCGGCCTGTACGCCGCGCGGCGTGCGGCGAAGAAGTCGGCCGGCGCGTGA
- a CDS encoding twin transmembrane helix small protein, whose protein sequence is MHILVPIAFVLIIASMGSALYFMMHDRGHTKRMVWSLATRVGLSVSLFLFILFANWMGWIHSTGLPIGR, encoded by the coding sequence ATGCACATCCTCGTTCCCATCGCCTTCGTCCTCATCATCGCCAGCATGGGCTCGGCGCTCTACTTCATGATGCACGACCGCGGCCATACGAAGCGCATGGTCTGGTCGCTGGCCACCCGCGTCGGGCTGTCGGTGTCGCTGTTCCTGTTCATCCTGTTCGCGAACTGGATGGGCTGGATCCATTCGACCGGCCTGCCGATCGGGCGTTGA
- a CDS encoding cytochrome c oxidase subunit 3, whose protein sequence is MSGQNQTPYYFVPHPSQHPISAAIGLLVMLGSVALWINGHDWAPYTALLGLLWLLFTLYHWFGDAIAESEGGHYGKNVDKSYRWSMSWFIFSEVMFFGAFFGALFYAREIALHQLGSLDYKLIWPDFSAVWPNEGPAALAGHFKTMGPWPIPTLNTAFLLSSGVTLTISHHALRDNYRKKAIAWLAATLALGICFLFLQGFEYYHAYNELNLTLNSGVYGSTFFLLTGFHGFHVFLGGTMLAVVLVRMIRGHFKPDHHFAFEGAAWYWHFVDVVWLGLYVVVYWL, encoded by the coding sequence ATGAGCGGTCAAAACCAGACCCCGTACTATTTCGTGCCGCATCCGTCGCAGCATCCGATCAGCGCGGCCATCGGCCTGCTTGTCATGCTCGGATCGGTGGCGCTGTGGATCAACGGTCACGACTGGGCGCCGTACACGGCGCTGCTCGGCCTGCTGTGGTTGCTCTTCACGCTGTATCACTGGTTCGGCGACGCGATCGCCGAGTCGGAAGGCGGTCATTACGGCAAGAACGTCGACAAGTCGTACCGCTGGAGCATGAGCTGGTTCATCTTCTCGGAAGTCATGTTCTTCGGCGCGTTCTTCGGCGCGCTCTTCTATGCGCGTGAAATCGCGCTGCACCAGCTCGGCAGCCTCGACTACAAGCTGATCTGGCCGGATTTCTCCGCCGTGTGGCCGAACGAAGGCCCCGCCGCGCTCGCCGGTCACTTCAAGACGATGGGCCCGTGGCCGATCCCGACGCTGAACACCGCGTTCCTGCTGTCGTCGGGCGTGACGCTGACGATCTCGCACCACGCGCTGCGCGACAATTACCGCAAGAAGGCGATCGCGTGGCTCGCCGCGACGCTCGCGCTCGGTATCTGCTTCCTGTTCCTGCAGGGCTTCGAGTACTATCACGCGTACAACGAACTGAACCTGACGCTGAACTCGGGCGTGTACGGCTCGACGTTCTTCCTGCTGACGGGCTTCCACGGCTTCCACGTGTTCCTCGGCGGCACGATGCTCGCGGTGGTGCTGGTGCGGATGATCCGCGGCCACTTCAAGCCGGATCACCACTTCGCATTCGAAGGCGCTGCTTGGTACTGGCACTTCGTCGACGTCGTCTGGCTCGGCCTGTACGTCGTCGTCTACTGGCTGTAA
- a CDS encoding DUF2970 domain-containing protein, producing the protein MTETKRSGSFGQAVRAVLWSFFGVRKRRDLEADATQLNPLHVLIVALIAAGVFIGVLILIVRAVVG; encoded by the coding sequence ATGACGGAGACCAAGCGGAGCGGGTCGTTCGGCCAGGCGGTGCGCGCGGTGTTGTGGTCGTTCTTCGGGGTGCGCAAGCGGCGCGACCTGGAGGCCGATGCGACGCAGCTCAATCCGCTGCATGTGCTGATCGTCGCGTTGATCGCGGCCGGCGTGTTCATCGGCGTGCTGATCCTGATCGTGCGTGCGGTCGTGGGCTGA
- a CDS encoding cytochrome c oxidase assembly protein produces MSKPEEGAADRAFNRSMLVKLFVVAGLMFGFGFALIPMYRAICQITGINNLVQRDVSEREAKNSQVDYGRTVSVEFDANARGPLGFKPEHNSLDVHPGELTTIVYDVTNGQGRPVVAQAIPSYAPKQATEFFKKIECFCFTQQTLAANESRKMPVVFVIDPKLPKDVKTITLSYTFFELNTPAEPAPAPRKTAAQGAAKPDA; encoded by the coding sequence ATGTCGAAGCCGGAAGAGGGCGCCGCCGATCGCGCGTTCAATCGTTCGATGCTGGTGAAGCTCTTCGTCGTGGCCGGATTGATGTTCGGCTTCGGCTTCGCGCTGATTCCGATGTATCGCGCGATTTGCCAGATCACCGGCATCAACAACCTGGTGCAGCGGGATGTCAGCGAGCGCGAGGCGAAGAACTCGCAGGTCGACTATGGCCGCACGGTGTCGGTCGAGTTCGATGCGAATGCGCGCGGCCCGCTCGGTTTCAAGCCGGAGCACAACAGCCTCGACGTGCATCCGGGCGAACTGACGACGATCGTCTACGACGTGACCAACGGGCAGGGCCGGCCGGTGGTGGCGCAGGCGATTCCGAGCTACGCGCCGAAGCAGGCGACGGAGTTCTTCAAGAAGATCGAGTGTTTTTGCTTCACGCAGCAGACGCTGGCCGCGAACGAGTCGCGCAAGATGCCGGTGGTGTTCGTGATCGATCCGAAACTGCCGAAGGACGTGAAGACGATCACGCTGTCGTACACGTTCTTCGAACTGAATACGCCGGCCGAGCCGGCGCCGGCACCGCGCAAGACCGCGGCGCAGGGCGCGGCGAAACCGGACGCATGA
- a CDS encoding cytochrome oxidase small assembly protein yields MNRNPQERRTPEQIRAGNKRLGLTLLVIAAVFFVGVVIKQWWLSTH; encoded by the coding sequence ATGAACCGGAATCCACAAGAAAGACGAACGCCCGAGCAGATTCGCGCGGGCAACAAGCGGCTCGGCCTCACCCTGCTCGTCATCGCCGCCGTTTTTTTCGTGGGTGTCGTGATCAAGCAGTGGTGGCTGTCCACCCACTGA
- the ctaD gene encoding cytochrome c oxidase subunit I — protein sequence MSSIGHDVVADHAHDDHAHETPHGWRRWLFATNHKDIGTLYLLFSFIMFLSGGVMALGIRAELFEPGLQIMRPEFFNELTTMHGLIMVFGAIMPAFVGFANWMIPLQIGASDMAFARMNNFSFWLLPVAAVLLVGSFFAPGGATAAGWTLYAPLSTQMGPGMDFAIFAVHIMGASSIMGGINIVVTILNMRAPGMTLMKMPMFAWTWLITAYLLIAVMPVLAGAITMVLFDRHFGTSFFNAAGGGDPVMYQHIFWFFGHPEVYIMILPAFGIVSQVIPAFARKTLFGYSSMVYATASIAILSFMVWAHHMFATGMPVTGQLFFMYATMLIAVPTGVKVFNWLATMWRGSMTFETPMLFAIGFLFVFTFGGLTGLMLAMAPLDIQYHGTYFVVAHFHYVLVAGSLFALFSGWYYWAPKWTGWMYNETRGKIHFWASMIFFNLTFFPMHFVGLAGMPRRYADYPAQFTDFNQVATIGAFGFGLAQVYFLFAVALPAYRGGGELEKASDKPWDGATGLEWTVPSPAPFHTFEQPPHVE from the coding sequence ATGTCTAGCATCGGGCACGACGTAGTCGCGGACCACGCGCACGACGACCACGCGCACGAAACACCGCATGGCTGGCGGCGCTGGTTGTTCGCCACCAACCACAAGGACATCGGTACGCTGTACCTGTTGTTCTCGTTCATCATGTTCCTGTCGGGCGGCGTGATGGCCCTCGGCATCCGTGCCGAGCTGTTCGAGCCGGGCCTGCAGATCATGCGTCCGGAGTTCTTCAACGAACTCACGACGATGCACGGCCTGATCATGGTGTTCGGCGCGATCATGCCGGCGTTCGTCGGCTTCGCGAACTGGATGATTCCGCTGCAGATCGGCGCGTCCGACATGGCATTCGCGCGGATGAACAACTTCAGCTTCTGGCTGCTGCCGGTCGCGGCCGTGCTGCTGGTCGGTTCGTTCTTCGCGCCGGGCGGCGCGACGGCCGCCGGCTGGACGCTGTACGCACCGCTGTCGACGCAGATGGGCCCGGGCATGGACTTCGCGATCTTCGCGGTCCACATCATGGGCGCATCGTCGATCATGGGCGGGATCAACATCGTCGTGACGATCCTGAACATGCGCGCACCGGGCATGACGCTGATGAAGATGCCGATGTTCGCGTGGACGTGGCTGATCACCGCCTACCTGCTGATCGCCGTGATGCCGGTTCTGGCAGGCGCGATCACGATGGTGCTGTTCGACCGCCACTTCGGCACGTCGTTCTTCAACGCGGCAGGCGGCGGCGACCCGGTGATGTACCAGCACATCTTCTGGTTCTTCGGCCACCCCGAGGTGTACATCATGATTCTGCCGGCGTTCGGGATCGTGTCGCAGGTGATCCCGGCGTTCGCACGCAAGACGCTGTTCGGCTATAGCTCGATGGTGTACGCGACGGCTTCGATCGCGATCCTGTCGTTCATGGTCTGGGCGCACCACATGTTCGCCACGGGCATGCCGGTCACCGGCCAGCTGTTCTTCATGTACGCGACGATGCTGATCGCGGTGCCGACGGGCGTGAAGGTGTTCAACTGGCTCGCGACGATGTGGCGCGGCTCGATGACCTTCGAAACCCCGATGCTGTTCGCGATCGGCTTCCTGTTCGTGTTCACGTTCGGCGGCCTGACGGGCCTGATGCTGGCCATGGCGCCGCTCGACATCCAGTACCACGGCACCTATTTCGTGGTGGCGCACTTCCACTACGTGCTGGTGGCCGGGTCACTGTTCGCGCTGTTCTCGGGCTGGTACTACTGGGCGCCGAAGTGGACGGGCTGGATGTACAACGAGACGCGCGGCAAGATCCACTTCTGGGCGTCGATGATCTTCTTCAACCTGACGTTCTTCCCGATGCACTTCGTCGGTCTCGCGGGCATGCCGCGCCGCTATGCGGACTACCCGGCGCAGTTCACGGACTTCAACCAGGTGGCGACGATCGGCGCATTCGGCTTCGGCCTCGCCCAGGTGTACTTCCTGTTCGCGGTCGCGCTGCCGGCCTACCGTGGCGGCGGCGAGCTGGAAAAGGCGTCGGACAAGCCGTGGGATGGCGCGACGGGCCTCGAATGGACGGTGCCGAGCCCGGCTCCGTTCCACACGTTCGAGCAACCGCCGCACGTCGAATAA